A stretch of the Candidatus Dormiibacterota bacterium genome encodes the following:
- a CDS encoding sigma-70 family RNA polymerase sigma factor, with protein sequence MDRATLSELQTQMERLADGDRSAFHPVFAVLWPLLRRFAARHLGPEEAEDAAQEALVKIFFRAGEFDPSRNALAWALGITAFEIKTLRRRRLRRREDAVREGSFGRLRDGAQTPEMEAMTNDTERMLQEALGALRPEDAETLRLYARGERPSLAAATFRKRVERALTRLRSVWRTTDGRP encoded by the coding sequence TGCAGACGCAGATGGAACGGCTCGCCGACGGCGACCGCTCCGCGTTCCATCCGGTCTTCGCGGTCCTCTGGCCCCTCTTGCGCCGCTTCGCGGCCCGGCACCTTGGGCCCGAGGAGGCGGAGGACGCGGCCCAGGAGGCCCTCGTGAAGATCTTCTTCAGGGCGGGCGAGTTCGATCCGTCGCGCAACGCTCTCGCCTGGGCCCTCGGAATCACCGCGTTCGAGATCAAGACTTTGCGCAGGCGCCGGCTGCGCCGCAGGGAGGACGCCGTCCGGGAAGGGTCATTCGGGAGGCTGCGGGACGGGGCGCAGACCCCGGAGATGGAGGCCATGACCAATGACACGGAGAGGATGCTGCAGGAAGCGCTGGGCGCGCTGCGACCGGAAGACGCCGAGACGCTGCGCCTGTACGCGCGCGGCGAGCGTCCCTCCCTCGCGGCCGCGACCTTCAGGAAGAGGGTCGAGCGCGCGCTGACGCGGTTGCGCTCCGTCTGGAGGACGACCGATGGCCGACCCTGA
- a CDS encoding aminotransferase class I/II-fold pyridoxal phosphate-dependent enzyme codes for MDPGAIGGKRIVSARTERFTESVIREMTRQAMLHDAVNLAQGFPDFAAPEEIKRAAQQAIAADINQYAITWGAQNLREAIARNVKVSQGLEIDPESEITVCCGSTEAMIAALLAVTDAGDEIVIFEPFYENYGPDAILSGARPRFVRLRPPEDPDGEWTFDERELRRAFGARTKAIVLNTPNNPTGKVFTRAELELIRDLCHEHKALAITDEIYEHILYDGVTHLSMARIEGMRDRTITINGMSKTYSVTGWRVGWAIAPAPISGAIRKVHDFLTVGAPAPLQEAGAAALDLPRTYYAGLAEGYRARRDRLLPALRQAGFKAYVPRGAYYVMTDIRGFGFADDISFASHLVRDIGVAVVPGSSFYSDPGDGRDQVRFAFCKRDRTLDDAAARLLRLRAPSPPHRA; via the coding sequence ATGGACCCGGGTGCGATCGGAGGGAAGCGCATAGTCAGCGCCCGCACGGAGCGCTTCACGGAGTCGGTGATCCGCGAGATGACCCGGCAGGCGATGCTCCATGACGCCGTCAACCTGGCGCAGGGGTTCCCCGACTTCGCGGCCCCGGAGGAGATCAAGCGCGCCGCGCAGCAGGCGATCGCGGCGGACATCAACCAGTACGCGATCACCTGGGGCGCGCAGAACCTCCGGGAGGCGATCGCGCGCAACGTCAAGGTGTCGCAGGGGCTCGAGATCGACCCCGAGTCCGAGATCACCGTCTGCTGCGGCTCGACCGAGGCGATGATCGCGGCGCTCCTGGCGGTGACGGACGCCGGAGACGAGATCGTCATCTTCGAGCCCTTCTACGAGAATTACGGACCCGACGCGATCCTGTCGGGCGCGCGTCCCCGGTTCGTGAGGCTGCGCCCGCCGGAGGACCCCGACGGGGAGTGGACCTTCGACGAGCGCGAGCTGCGCCGGGCGTTCGGAGCGCGCACCAAGGCGATCGTCCTCAACACGCCGAACAACCCCACCGGCAAGGTGTTCACGCGCGCCGAGCTGGAGCTCATCCGCGACCTCTGCCACGAGCACAAAGCGCTCGCCATCACCGACGAGATCTACGAGCACATCCTCTACGACGGCGTCACGCACCTTTCCATGGCGCGGATCGAGGGGATGCGCGATCGCACCATCACCATCAACGGGATGTCGAAGACCTACAGCGTCACGGGCTGGCGGGTGGGCTGGGCCATCGCCCCCGCCCCGATCAGCGGCGCCATCCGCAAGGTGCACGACTTCCTCACCGTGGGGGCGCCGGCGCCGCTGCAGGAGGCGGGGGCCGCAGCCCTCGACCTGCCACGGACCTATTATGCCGGTCTCGCCGAGGGGTACCGCGCCCGCCGGGACCGGCTGCTGCCCGCCCTGCGGCAGGCCGGTTTCAAGGCCTACGTCCCCCGGGGCGCGTACTACGTCATGACCGACATCCGCGGGTTCGGCTTCGCGGACGACATCTCGTTCGCGTCGCACCTGGTGCGCGATATCGGCGTCGCCGTCGTCCCGGGGTCCAGCTTCTACAGCGATCCCGGCGATGGACGCGACCAGGTCCGGTTTGCGTTCTGCAAGCGCGACAGGACTCTGGACGACGCCGCCGCCCGGCTGCTGCGGCTTCGCGCCCCCTCCCCTCCGCACCGCGCATGA
- a CDS encoding APC family permease: MSRLARRLRTVDYFTLGFGTMVGVGWLVLMDDWLQRGGPAGVVLGFAIGGLALVPIGLVYGRLVAAIPDAGSEIAYTARVFRPGMSFATGWMMMLAYLIVCPWEAVAIGRLAAYLMPGLDTFELYRVAGNPVFLPRLALGLLLTVLITLVNYRGIRPSATFQMWMTFILLALFVVFAAASAGRGSLGNLKPPFSHGPVLSVLLVLQIVPYFMTGFESVPKCAEEAAPGFSSRGFQRAILLALVVGILFYTTVAALVSYLRPWQGLAKERFATAVAFEQAFGSRFVVRLLFLAALASLLKIFNGNLVAASRLLFALGRAGLLHAGFGRVHERNLTPSVAVLALGGVTAVAACLGDAILVPITEVGSMASALGWLAACAAFFCLRPKARDRALAVTGMIVAATLVLMKVLPFVPGHFTVYEWIVLLVWGGIGLAARRSGVTSFSDSPRLHPRSTA, encoded by the coding sequence ATGAGCCGTCTGGCGCGACGGCTGCGCACGGTCGACTACTTCACGCTCGGGTTCGGCACCATGGTGGGGGTCGGCTGGCTCGTCCTGATGGACGACTGGCTGCAGCGGGGCGGGCCGGCGGGGGTCGTGCTCGGGTTCGCGATCGGCGGCCTGGCGCTCGTTCCGATCGGCCTGGTCTACGGGCGTCTGGTCGCTGCGATCCCCGACGCCGGCAGCGAGATCGCCTACACCGCCAGGGTCTTCAGGCCGGGGATGAGCTTCGCCACCGGTTGGATGATGATGCTCGCCTACCTCATCGTCTGTCCGTGGGAAGCGGTCGCGATCGGCCGGCTCGCGGCCTACCTCATGCCGGGCCTCGATACGTTCGAGCTCTACCGCGTGGCGGGGAACCCGGTGTTCCTGCCGCGCCTGGCGCTGGGTCTTCTGCTCACGGTGCTGATCACTCTCGTCAACTACCGCGGCATCCGTCCGAGCGCAACGTTCCAGATGTGGATGACGTTCATCCTGCTCGCCCTGTTCGTCGTCTTCGCGGCCGCCTCGGCGGGCCGGGGGTCGCTCGGGAATCTCAAGCCCCCCTTCAGCCACGGCCCCGTCCTTTCGGTGCTTCTGGTCCTGCAGATCGTCCCGTACTTCATGACCGGCTTCGAGTCGGTCCCGAAGTGCGCCGAAGAGGCGGCGCCCGGGTTCAGCAGCCGGGGGTTCCAGCGGGCCATCCTGCTGGCGCTCGTCGTCGGGATCCTCTTCTACACGACCGTCGCCGCCCTGGTCTCCTACCTGCGCCCCTGGCAGGGGCTGGCGAAGGAGAGGTTCGCCACGGCGGTGGCCTTCGAGCAGGCGTTCGGCAGCCGATTCGTGGTCCGCCTGCTGTTCCTGGCGGCGCTCGCTTCGCTCCTGAAGATCTTCAATGGGAACCTCGTCGCCGCCAGCCGCCTGCTGTTCGCTCTTGGACGTGCGGGGCTCCTCCACGCCGGCTTCGGGCGCGTGCACGAGAGGAACCTCACGCCTTCGGTCGCCGTGCTGGCGCTGGGCGGTGTCACGGCCGTGGCCGCCTGCCTTGGGGATGCCATCCTCGTCCCGATCACGGAAGTCGGCTCGATGGCCTCGGCGCTTGGCTGGCTGGCGGCCTGCGCGGCCTTCTTCTGTCTGCGGCCGAAGGCCCGCGACCGGGCGCTCGCCGTCACCGGAATGATCGTCGCGGCCACGCTCGTCCTGATGAAGGTCCTGCCCTTCGTACCGGGCCACTTCACCGTTTACGAGTGGATCGTCCTTCTGGTCTGGGGGGGCATCGGGCTGGCGGCGCGTCGATCGGGGGTCACTTCATTTTCGGACAGTCCGCGTCTTCACCCGCGGTCCACTGCCTGA
- a CDS encoding TonB-dependent receptor, translating to MRLASNWQRHLAPVLLAALVGVGSAARVDADDSRRYAGRPLAEALEDLRSQGLRLIYSSDLVRPGLIVADEPDAAPPRLVLDRLLAPFGLRSQDGPGDTVLVVRGQDSGAAGLPAFREEVEVSTSAPRATSDQPGAITTLGPGALSATTQFGDDPSRAVALLPGVAAADKSAAFGVRGGEADETLFVLDGLVLRDPFHLKDFLNFSSVVDAEALGGVEFLSGAFPAEYGGRMSAIVDQSSRHPAGTPRVSITTSSVDSGVLSEGGFRERSGGWLLSTRAWRPDAMVDTVDPGGEGLNPLYYDLLAKVETTLAGGTILSGHVLAAQDAVHADAAPDQGRVTAEDGSQYAWLNFETPWSDRLFSRTVLSTGRSERIRHGGFADPDTGNGLVSDERSSASEGFRQDWLYRPSGTTLLGWGFEARRVKAGYDYASHVVAVDPLFTGGLPVSTDRSASLAPLGTELGAFVSDRFRLSPSLTLELGARWDRQTFTAEDEVSPRINTVWALGPRSALRLGWGLFYQPQGTEEIQVEDGVREPYAAERAEHRTLNFDHLFASGLSLGVGVYDKEMTRLHPRYVNLFNPMLIFPEVEPDRTRVDPERASAKGIELTLARDGGRALAWWAAYALARADDQIGGRMVPRDHDQRHTLNFIVHYRRGGAWDLTLAGQYHSGWPTTGIETETVQNADGSLTTIPILGPRNGLRFPPYHRLDLKLSRRFEFDRGTLRAFLGVTNLYGRDNVCCAREIRYLPLPDGTLRVERQDGFWMRRLPVFGLTWEFRP from the coding sequence GTGAGGCTTGCCTCGAATTGGCAGCGGCACCTGGCGCCGGTCCTTCTGGCGGCGCTCGTGGGGGTCGGCAGCGCCGCGCGGGTCGACGCGGACGACTCCCGGCGGTACGCCGGGCGTCCGCTCGCGGAGGCCCTGGAAGATCTGAGGTCGCAGGGTCTCAGACTGATCTACAGCAGCGACCTGGTCCGGCCCGGCCTGATCGTCGCCGACGAGCCGGACGCCGCGCCTCCACGCCTCGTTCTCGATCGGCTCCTCGCCCCGTTTGGCCTGCGATCGCAGGACGGCCCCGGAGACACCGTGCTCGTCGTCCGCGGCCAGGACTCTGGAGCGGCCGGCCTGCCGGCCTTCAGGGAGGAAGTCGAAGTCAGCACCAGCGCTCCGCGGGCGACGTCCGATCAGCCCGGTGCGATAACGACCCTCGGTCCCGGTGCGCTGAGCGCGACGACGCAGTTCGGTGACGACCCGAGCCGGGCCGTTGCTCTTCTGCCGGGAGTTGCGGCGGCCGACAAATCGGCGGCGTTCGGCGTGAGAGGGGGCGAGGCCGACGAGACGCTGTTCGTCCTGGATGGTCTGGTCCTCCGGGATCCTTTTCACCTCAAGGACTTCCTCAATTTCTCCAGCGTCGTCGACGCGGAGGCGCTGGGCGGCGTCGAATTCTTGAGCGGCGCCTTCCCAGCCGAATACGGTGGCCGGATGAGCGCCATCGTCGACCAGTCCTCCAGGCATCCCGCAGGCACCCCTCGCGTCTCGATCACCACGAGCTCCGTCGATTCGGGTGTTCTCTCGGAAGGGGGCTTCCGCGAACGCAGCGGAGGCTGGCTCCTCTCGACGCGCGCCTGGCGGCCCGACGCCATGGTGGACACCGTCGATCCCGGCGGAGAGGGACTCAACCCCCTGTACTACGACCTGCTCGCGAAAGTCGAGACGACCCTCGCGGGAGGGACGATCCTCTCCGGGCACGTCCTCGCGGCACAGGACGCCGTCCATGCGGATGCCGCACCCGATCAGGGACGCGTGACGGCGGAGGACGGCAGCCAGTATGCCTGGTTGAACTTCGAGACGCCGTGGAGCGACCGCCTTTTCTCCAGGACGGTCCTGTCGACGGGTCGCTCGGAGCGCATCCGACATGGCGGTTTCGCGGACCCGGACACGGGGAACGGCCTGGTCAGCGACGAGCGTTCCAGCGCGTCCGAGGGATTCCGGCAGGACTGGCTCTACCGCCCGTCGGGAACCACGTTGCTGGGCTGGGGCTTCGAAGCCCGGCGGGTCAAAGCGGGTTACGACTACGCCAGTCATGTCGTGGCCGTCGATCCGCTGTTCACGGGCGGTCTCCCCGTCTCGACGGATCGAAGCGCGTCGCTTGCTCCCCTGGGTACCGAGCTCGGGGCGTTCGTGAGCGATCGATTCCGGCTGTCCCCTTCTCTCACTCTGGAGCTCGGCGCCCGCTGGGACCGGCAGACCTTCACGGCGGAGGACGAGGTCAGCCCGCGCATCAACACGGTCTGGGCGCTGGGGCCGCGCAGCGCGCTTCGCCTCGGATGGGGCCTGTTCTACCAGCCCCAGGGAACGGAGGAAATCCAGGTGGAGGACGGGGTCCGCGAGCCTTACGCCGCGGAGCGCGCCGAGCACCGGACGCTCAACTTCGATCACCTTTTCGCCTCAGGGCTCAGTCTGGGGGTCGGCGTCTACGACAAGGAGATGACCCGCCTGCACCCCCGCTACGTGAACCTGTTCAACCCGATGCTCATCTTCCCGGAGGTCGAGCCCGACCGCACGCGTGTCGATCCCGAGCGCGCCAGCGCGAAGGGAATCGAGCTCACGCTCGCGAGGGATGGCGGGCGGGCGCTGGCCTGGTGGGCCGCCTACGCGCTGGCCAGGGCGGACGACCAGATCGGAGGCCGGATGGTGCCGCGGGACCATGACCAGCGGCATACGCTCAATTTCATCGTGCACTACCGTCGCGGCGGCGCCTGGGACCTGACGCTGGCCGGGCAGTATCACAGCGGCTGGCCCACGACCGGAATCGAGACGGAGACCGTTCAGAACGCAGACGGCTCGCTCACCACGATCCCCATCCTCGGACCGCGGAACGGTCTGCGCTTCCCTCCTTACCACCGTCTCGATCTGAAGCTCAGCCGTCGATTCGAGTTCGACCGCGGCACTCTGCGCGCCTTCCTCGGTGTCACGAACTTGTACGGCCGGGACAATGTCTGCTGTGCCCGGGAAATCCGCTACCTGCCTCTGCCGGATGGGACATTGCGGGTCGAGCGCCAGGACGGATTCTGGATGCGACGGCTACCCGTGTTCGGCCTTACTTGGGAGTTCCGCCCCTGA
- a CDS encoding FecR family protein, protein MSHDTEGPPRSPDQEPCGDDDPIAGLLREAGARPAVPQVTSARVRAAVHAHWRAQYQVLRHRRIVLWAGCSLAAAAAIVVAIRPGGWFPKAHSPGTTAPIATVRRAEGSVRREGGGPLRVGDSLASGIELTTGADGRIALSLAGGESVRLDWDTQVRLEPGTVLNLNRGAVYIDSGTRSARRSPLAVVTEMGTVRDIGTQFEVRVGDDTLQVSVRQGAAHLTHRGRPFEILAGTRLRVRTEGSTETEPLAAGDPDWAWVLAIAPPFDLEGRTLGEYLDWVSNETGWRVQFTERSLEQTAVREILHGSIQGLRPDETPAAVLPPCGLRHRLTGDTLVIER, encoded by the coding sequence ATGAGCCACGACACCGAGGGTCCGCCGAGATCGCCCGACCAGGAGCCCTGCGGCGATGACGATCCGATCGCCGGGCTGCTTCGTGAGGCCGGGGCCCGCCCGGCGGTCCCACAGGTGACGTCGGCGCGCGTCCGGGCGGCGGTCCATGCGCACTGGCGGGCCCAATATCAGGTCCTCAGACACCGACGGATCGTGCTCTGGGCCGGCTGCTCGCTCGCCGCCGCGGCGGCGATCGTCGTCGCGATCAGGCCGGGAGGGTGGTTCCCCAAGGCACATTCCCCGGGGACGACCGCGCCGATCGCGACCGTGCGGCGGGCGGAGGGCTCGGTCCGCCGGGAGGGGGGCGGGCCGCTCCGGGTCGGCGACAGCCTCGCCTCGGGAATCGAGCTCACGACCGGAGCCGACGGGCGCATCGCCCTCTCGCTCGCCGGCGGAGAGTCGGTGCGGCTGGACTGGGACACGCAGGTCCGCCTCGAGCCGGGAACGGTCCTGAACCTGAACCGCGGCGCCGTCTACATCGACAGCGGCACCCGGTCCGCGCGACGGAGTCCCCTCGCCGTCGTTACGGAGATGGGGACGGTCCGCGACATCGGCACGCAGTTCGAGGTCCGCGTCGGGGACGACACGCTTCAGGTCAGCGTGCGCCAGGGGGCCGCGCATCTCACGCACCGGGGTAGGCCGTTCGAGATCCTTGCCGGCACGCGCCTGCGCGTCAGGACGGAGGGATCCACCGAGACGGAGCCGCTGGCGGCCGGAGATCCCGACTGGGCCTGGGTTCTGGCCATCGCTCCGCCGTTCGACCTCGAGGGGCGCACGTTGGGCGAGTACCTCGACTGGGTCTCGAATGAGACCGGTTGGCGCGTGCAGTTCACCGAGCGCTCGTTGGAGCAGACGGCTGTCCGGGAGATTCTGCACGGTTCGATTCAGGGTCTTCGCCCGGATGAGACCCCGGCGGCCGTCCTGCCGCCCTGCGGGCTCCGTCATCGACTCACCGGCGACACGCTGGTGATCGAGCGGTGA
- a CDS encoding sigma-70 family RNA polymerase sigma factor — translation MPEPEHDDRNLVKRMLAGEEQAFEEFFEGHFTRLYRFALPRVGQNADVAEEVVQAALCKAISALKSWRGEAALFTWICTFCRHEISGHYRRSGRAPQPMGLIEDAPDTGPGLVRLAERPVNAPDAEAQRRDEARLVQETLDVLPARYGNALEWKYIQGLSVGEIAARLKVGTKAAESLLTRARQAFRLAFVPAREQDR, via the coding sequence GTGCCTGAGCCGGAGCACGACGACCGAAATCTGGTCAAGCGCATGCTCGCCGGTGAGGAACAGGCCTTCGAGGAATTCTTCGAGGGTCACTTCACCAGGCTGTACCGCTTCGCCCTGCCTCGCGTGGGACAGAACGCGGACGTCGCCGAAGAGGTGGTCCAGGCGGCGCTGTGCAAAGCGATTTCCGCATTGAAATCATGGCGCGGAGAGGCGGCGTTGTTCACCTGGATCTGCACCTTCTGCCGGCACGAGATCAGCGGTCATTACCGCCGTAGCGGGAGAGCGCCACAGCCCATGGGCTTGATCGAGGACGCGCCGGACACGGGACCGGGGCTGGTGCGTCTCGCCGAGCGACCCGTCAACGCGCCCGACGCCGAAGCACAGCGTCGGGACGAAGCCCGCCTGGTGCAGGAGACCCTCGACGTCCTTCCGGCACGATATGGAAATGCCTTGGAGTGGAAGTACATCCAGGGGCTGTCCGTAGGCGAAATCGCCGCCCGCCTGAAAGTCGGCACGAAGGCGGCGGAGTCGTTGCTGACGCGCGCCCGGCAGGCGTTCCGCCTGGCCTTCGTTCCCGCCCGGGAGCAGGACAGATGA
- a CDS encoding sulfatase: MDNGQGRAASGFALRRFLRIAARCAVALASFGCPLAAGPAGGRPNVILIYIDDLGWKDAGFQGSTYYETPSLDRLARQGMVFTNAYANAPNCAPSRACLLSGQYPPRHGIYTVGSSERGPVQLRKWIPVANQTVLKPQAVTIAEALKPAGYTSACIGKWHLGNYPRFGPSAQGFDVSVGGGAEGHAKSHFSPYGIVELQDGPQGEYLTDRLTSEAIRFISGAKNRPFFLYLPHYAVHTPIQAKKELIEKYRKKKGSQGQETPEYAAMIESTDQGVGRIMETLGKLGLASTTVVFFLSDNGGFAQVTSMGPLRGSKGMIYEGGIRVPMLVSWPGQVRAGSVADIPVSGVDLYPTILEIAGVRRPPGYVLDGESLVPVLKGSGLLPARALFWHFPVYLEPDSGRRGPWKTTPCSAVRQGDWKLIEFFEDGHLELYNLKNDIGEKMNLAPMNPDKAEELHRVLLDWRASIRAPVPTVRNPKYDPNAPVVMDGEGQATD, from the coding sequence GTGGACAACGGTCAGGGCCGGGCCGCATCCGGGTTCGCGCTCCGGCGCTTCCTGAGGATTGCGGCGAGGTGCGCCGTTGCCCTGGCGTCGTTCGGCTGTCCGCTCGCCGCCGGCCCGGCCGGCGGCCGGCCCAACGTCATCCTCATCTACATCGATGACCTCGGCTGGAAGGACGCGGGGTTCCAGGGCAGCACGTACTACGAGACGCCCAGCCTCGACCGGCTGGCCCGGCAGGGGATGGTCTTCACCAACGCCTACGCCAACGCCCCGAACTGCGCGCCGAGCCGCGCCTGTCTCCTTTCCGGGCAGTATCCGCCGAGGCACGGAATCTACACGGTCGGCAGCTCGGAGCGCGGACCGGTCCAGCTCCGGAAATGGATCCCGGTCGCCAACCAGACGGTCCTCAAGCCGCAGGCGGTGACTATTGCCGAGGCTCTCAAGCCGGCCGGTTACACGAGCGCCTGCATCGGCAAGTGGCACCTCGGAAACTATCCGCGCTTCGGCCCGAGCGCCCAGGGATTCGACGTGAGCGTCGGCGGAGGGGCCGAAGGGCACGCCAAGAGTCACTTCAGCCCCTACGGGATCGTAGAGCTGCAGGACGGCCCGCAGGGAGAGTACCTGACCGATCGCCTGACCAGCGAGGCGATCCGGTTCATCTCGGGCGCCAAGAACCGCCCGTTCTTCCTCTACCTGCCGCATTACGCCGTACACACGCCGATCCAGGCCAAAAAAGAGCTGATCGAGAAGTATAGAAAGAAGAAGGGGAGCCAGGGGCAGGAGACCCCGGAATACGCCGCGATGATCGAGAGCACCGATCAGGGAGTCGGCCGGATCATGGAGACGCTCGGGAAGCTCGGCCTCGCGAGCACGACCGTGGTGTTCTTCCTGTCGGACAATGGGGGGTTCGCGCAGGTCACTTCGATGGGGCCTCTGCGGGGATCGAAGGGGATGATTTACGAGGGGGGGATTCGCGTTCCGATGCTCGTGAGCTGGCCCGGCCAGGTCAGGGCGGGGAGCGTCGCGGACATCCCGGTGAGCGGCGTCGACCTGTATCCGACGATCCTGGAGATCGCCGGGGTGCGGAGGCCCCCGGGATACGTCCTGGACGGCGAGAGTCTCGTGCCTGTCCTGAAGGGGAGCGGCCTCCTGCCGGCGCGCGCCCTCTTCTGGCACTTCCCGGTCTACCTCGAGCCCGATTCGGGGAGGAGGGGTCCCTGGAAGACGACTCCCTGTTCGGCCGTCCGCCAGGGGGACTGGAAGCTGATCGAGTTCTTCGAGGACGGACATCTCGAGCTCTACAACCTCAAGAACGACATCGGCGAGAAGATGAACCTGGCGCCGATGAATCCGGACAAGGCTGAGGAGCTGCACCGGGTGCTCCTCGATTGGCGCGCCTCGATCCGGGCGCCGGTCCCGACGGTCAGGAACCCCAAGTACGACCCCAACGCCCCGGTTGTGATGGACGGCGAGGGGCAGGCGACCGACTGA